ttattttaatttcagaATACATTTCTCACTGTTTGCCCTTCTGTTtgtttgttcgtgtgtgtgtgtgtgtgtgtgtgtgtgtgtgtgtgtgtgtgtgtgtgcacctgtaGCATGCTGCTGCTTGTGTTGAAATGCACTTTGCTGTGTGTGCTGATGGCTGGGACAGCATGCTCCTGCATGCTGAAGAATCACACCATATGGATCGAGACACAAAACTGCACCCAGTGTGTGGCTGTCAACACAACCATCTGCAGTGGCTACTGCTACACAAGGGTGATGCCTTAGCAGAAACTCATCATCTCTAAGAGATTAGCTATAGTTTTATCACGAGTgctaataaaacaacaaaaaagatcAAACACTGAGACACAAAATTAGGAGATTTGGcattaaacattttattgaactgCTGCACTCACAGTCCTGCTTCCTGTGCTCCAGGACACCAATCTGAAGGGCCGCTttggaagggctttactgatccagCGTAGCTGTGCGCCTCTCTCCCTGGTGTACCAAACTGCCTTCCTTCCTGGCTGCCCTCGGGATGTCAACCCACATATATACTACCCCGCGGCCcgctgctgcagctgcagacgCTGCGACACGCGCACACACCACTGTGTCCACCCTAGACCATTCTCCTATGATCAGTGCACTATCACACTTGGCGGTGAGGAGAAGCAGAGCCGGAATTGCTTTGGAAACATAACACAATGCTAATAAATACACCGCATATGAAATGACAGAAATAAACCAGATGGGCAAGTTGTATTTCTGctagatgttgttgttgttgttgcacaTTTCTGCTCATGATTTTCTACTTTGTTTTCTGTAACCTGGTAGACAATAAAACACTGTTCCAAACATTGTTTTACATCTGTGAACTATGGAGATGATTTTGTGATCAGAGCAGATTTAGGTTTCTGTGTGATTTCCTGCAAATTCCACTTGCACAGACACTCTCAT
The sequence above is a segment of the Nothobranchius furzeri strain GRZ-AD chromosome 15, NfurGRZ-RIMD1, whole genome shotgun sequence genome. Coding sequences within it:
- the LOC129164764 gene encoding thyrotropin subunit beta produces the protein MLLLVLKCTLLCVLMAGTACSCMLKNHTIWIETQNCTQCVAVNTTICSGYCYTRDTNLKGRFGRALLIQRSCAPLSLVYQTAFLPGCPRDVNPHIYYPAARCCSCRRCDTRTHHCVHPRPFSYDQCTITLGGEEKQSRNCFGNITQC